A region from the Chrysoperla carnea chromosome 4, inChrCarn1.1, whole genome shotgun sequence genome encodes:
- the LOC123298203 gene encoding YY1-associated factor 2 codes for MDQKKSPIRRTKRAAKVLEENYWDCSVCTYRNTAEAFKCLMCDVRKGTSTRKPRINPALVAQQVPQQYVPPQSSSKKDRKGIKGLKKRRHPPRLKNVDRSSAQTREVTVNSVTVVITEYKPKVVKAQERLSSSASSSEHSESSTDAKS; via the coding sequence atggacCAAAAAAAGAGTCCAATACGACGGACTAAAAGAGCTGCAAAAGTGTTAGAAGAAAATTATTGGGATTGTAGTGTGTGTACGTATAGAAATACAGCTGAAGCATTCAAATGCCTAATGTGTGACGTGAGAAAAGGTACATCGACCAGAAAACCTCGTATAAATCCAGCATTAGTGGCACAACAAGTACCACAACAATATGTTCCTCCACAATCAAGCTCAAAAAAAGATCGAAAAGGTATCAAAGGCTTAAAAAAACGACGACATCCGCCCAGATTGAAAAACGTAGATCGTAGTTCAGCACAAACTCGTGAAGTGACTGTTAATTCGGTTACAGTGGTAATTACAGAATATAaaccaaaagttgtaaaagCACAAGAACGTCTTTCAAGTAGTGCAAGTTCTTCGGAGCATTCAGAATCGAGTACAGATGCAAAATCATAG